From the Burkholderia mayonis genome, one window contains:
- a CDS encoding DUF3138 family protein, with protein MRKKLICLLVAGSLPGFAGAASTSAQIKAMQAQLNALQAQVKELQSALASQHGAAGSGAAAAKGAATAMAAAPIDESSPDYGKAPAVLTNDDVTQMKQEIANQQLKVDSLTDAANTGPIAGLSVTGYIDPTYVFNRAAGTSSFLFANHESNYNYFNSTFGDLYLDIKKTFGVGPMAPSAEITLMPNRGNGITLLQNSRGNIGNNILNTAVVNVPLSATTTLVAGLVPSFGGYEVQQSNQMLTLTHNLLYDFSDPGSYIGIGANYTKGNWAWKFLLGNEQYRTYGSVTQTGTNALGDPITTSNKVPTFTARVDYTWSSALDLGGSFNIGRQTLGSATAQSGAVVYGPGGQSSSPYGAFFFAEADAAYTLADIQYNAEIDYGQQQHAAFNGGRAQWYGLSLLAHRKFNMPVLGRMGATLRYDFLANSKNGGGGGGIALNGNGMDTANGFGVDSDCLATSKANGGLGFECKGANRQDVALDLLFYPTQQITVKVEYRHDWANNKVFLRNDGSYSKSNDLLATQFIYSF; from the coding sequence ATGAGAAAGAAGTTAATCTGTCTGCTCGTGGCCGGGTCGCTGCCCGGCTTCGCCGGCGCCGCGTCGACAAGCGCGCAGATCAAGGCAATGCAGGCGCAGTTGAACGCGCTGCAGGCGCAGGTGAAGGAGCTGCAGTCCGCGCTCGCGTCGCAGCACGGCGCGGCGGGCAGCGGCGCCGCCGCGGCCAAAGGCGCGGCGACCGCGATGGCGGCCGCGCCCATCGACGAATCGTCTCCGGACTACGGCAAGGCGCCCGCCGTGCTGACGAACGACGACGTCACGCAGATGAAGCAGGAAATCGCGAACCAGCAATTGAAGGTCGATTCGCTGACCGACGCGGCGAACACCGGGCCGATCGCGGGCCTGTCGGTGACTGGCTATATCGATCCAACCTACGTGTTCAACCGCGCGGCGGGCACGTCGTCGTTCCTGTTCGCGAACCACGAGAGCAACTACAACTACTTCAACAGCACGTTCGGCGATCTTTATCTCGACATCAAGAAGACGTTCGGCGTCGGCCCGATGGCGCCGTCGGCCGAGATCACGCTGATGCCGAACCGCGGCAACGGCATCACGCTCTTGCAGAACTCGCGCGGCAACATCGGCAACAACATCCTCAACACAGCGGTCGTCAACGTGCCGCTCAGCGCGACGACGACGCTCGTCGCCGGCCTCGTGCCGAGCTTCGGCGGCTACGAAGTGCAGCAGTCGAACCAGATGCTCACGCTCACGCACAACCTGCTGTACGACTTCTCCGATCCGGGCAGCTACATCGGCATCGGCGCGAACTATACGAAGGGCAACTGGGCGTGGAAGTTCCTGCTCGGCAACGAACAATACCGGACGTACGGCTCGGTCACGCAGACTGGCACGAACGCGCTCGGCGATCCGATCACGACGAGCAACAAGGTGCCGACGTTCACCGCGCGCGTCGACTACACGTGGTCGAGCGCGCTCGATCTCGGCGGTTCGTTCAACATCGGGCGGCAGACGCTCGGCAGCGCGACAGCTCAATCGGGCGCGGTCGTCTACGGTCCGGGCGGCCAGTCGTCGAGCCCGTACGGCGCGTTCTTCTTCGCGGAAGCGGACGCCGCCTACACGCTCGCGGACATCCAGTACAACGCGGAAATCGACTACGGCCAGCAGCAGCACGCGGCGTTCAACGGCGGCCGCGCGCAGTGGTACGGCCTGTCGCTCCTCGCGCATCGCAAGTTCAACATGCCGGTGCTCGGCCGGATGGGCGCGACGCTGCGCTACGACTTCCTCGCGAACAGCAAGAACGGCGGCGGCGGCGGCGGGATCGCGCTCAACGGCAACGGGATGGATACCGCGAACGGCTTCGGCGTCGATTCGGACTGCCTCGCGACGTCGAAGGCGAACGGCGGTCTCGGGTTCGAGTGCAAGGGCGCGAACCGTCAGGACGTCGCGCTCGATCTGCTGTTCTATCCGACGCAGCAGATTACCGTGAAGGTCGAATACCGGCACGACTGGGCGAACAACAAGGTGTTCCTGCGAAACGACGGCTCGTACAGCAAGTCCAACGATCTGCTTGCGACGCAGTTCATCTACTCGTTCTGA
- a CDS encoding ABC transporter permease subunit, with protein MIKPNKPLSAGVLTLGFLFLYIPIISLVVYSFNESKLVTVWSGFSLKWYAALLQDDELLTSAWLSLKIGLLTACASVFIGTWAGFVLARFGRFRGFTLYTGMINAPLVIPEVIQGISLLLLFVALEQMVGWPKGRGMVTIWIGHVMLCVSYVAIIVQSRVKELNKSLEEAALDLGATPLKVFFVITLPLISQALLSGWLLSFTLSIDDLVLSAFLSGPGSTTLPLVVFSRVRLGLNPEMNALATLFITAVTIGVIVVNQMMLSRERRRERDMRQAFAQPAPSDAFASDASDASDAFGSVSRTSQAAATRKSLGTA; from the coding sequence ATGATCAAGCCCAACAAGCCGCTTTCCGCCGGCGTGCTGACGCTCGGCTTCCTGTTTCTGTACATCCCGATCATCAGCCTCGTCGTCTATTCGTTCAACGAATCGAAGCTCGTCACCGTCTGGTCCGGCTTCTCGCTGAAGTGGTACGCGGCGCTCCTGCAGGACGACGAGTTGCTGACGAGCGCATGGCTGTCGCTGAAGATCGGTCTGCTGACCGCATGCGCGTCAGTGTTCATCGGCACGTGGGCGGGCTTCGTGCTCGCGCGCTTCGGCCGGTTCCGCGGCTTCACGCTATACACCGGAATGATCAACGCGCCGCTCGTGATTCCCGAGGTGATCCAGGGGATCTCGCTGCTGCTGCTGTTCGTCGCGCTCGAGCAGATGGTCGGCTGGCCGAAGGGCCGCGGGATGGTGACGATCTGGATCGGCCACGTGATGCTGTGCGTGTCGTACGTCGCGATCATCGTGCAGTCGCGCGTGAAGGAACTGAACAAGTCGCTCGAAGAAGCGGCGCTCGACCTCGGCGCGACGCCGCTCAAGGTGTTCTTCGTGATCACGCTGCCGCTGATCTCTCAGGCGCTGCTGTCCGGCTGGCTGCTGTCGTTCACGCTGTCGATCGACGATCTCGTGCTGTCCGCGTTCCTGTCCGGCCCCGGCTCGACGACGCTGCCGCTCGTCGTGTTCTCGCGCGTGCGCCTCGGCCTCAATCCCGAAATGAACGCGCTAGCGACGCTTTTCATCACCGCCGTCACGATCGGCGTGATCGTCGTCAACCAGATGATGCTGAGCCGCGAACGTCGGCGCGAACGCGACATGCGCCAGGCGTTCGCGCAACCCGCGCCGTCCGACGCGTTCGCATCCGACGCATCCGACGCATCCGACGCATTCGGCAGCGTCTCGCGCACATCGCAGGCCGCGGCGACGAGAAAGTCGCTCGGCACGGCCTGA
- a CDS encoding ABC transporter permease subunit: protein MRTSPTSSLAAASSAVRSASPVRARLARIAAGFTPSGRSVAIGVPFLWLMLFFALPFVLVLKISFADQVMGIPPYTALMSIKDGAVQFALQFGHYAFLLQDSLYVATYVSSLKMAAVSTLLCLLIGYPMAYYIARSAPATRNLLMMGVMLPFWTSFLIRVYAWIGILKDDGLLNHALIALGLIHSPLRLYHTDAGVYIGMVYSYLPFMVMPLYAHLVKMDLTLLEAAYDLGAKPWVAFTRITLPLSKNGIIAGSLLVFIPAVGEYVIPELLGGADTLMIGRVMWDEFFNNMDWPMASAVTVAMVLLLLVPMAVFQYYQVKELGDAK, encoded by the coding sequence ATGAGAACCTCTCCCACTTCCTCGCTCGCGGCGGCTTCGTCCGCCGTCCGAAGCGCGTCGCCCGTGCGCGCGCGCCTCGCCCGCATCGCGGCGGGCTTCACGCCGTCCGGCCGCAGCGTCGCGATCGGCGTGCCGTTCCTGTGGCTCATGCTGTTCTTCGCACTGCCGTTCGTGCTCGTGCTGAAGATCAGCTTCGCCGACCAGGTGATGGGCATCCCGCCGTACACGGCGCTGATGAGCATCAAGGACGGCGCGGTGCAGTTCGCGCTGCAGTTCGGCCATTACGCGTTCCTGCTTCAGGACAGCCTCTATGTCGCGACATACGTCAGCTCGCTGAAGATGGCCGCGGTATCGACGCTGCTGTGCCTGCTGATCGGCTATCCGATGGCGTACTACATCGCGCGTTCCGCGCCTGCGACGCGCAACCTGCTGATGATGGGCGTGATGCTGCCGTTCTGGACGTCGTTCCTGATCCGCGTCTACGCATGGATCGGCATCCTGAAAGACGACGGGCTCCTCAACCACGCGCTGATCGCACTCGGCCTGATCCATTCCCCGCTGCGCCTCTATCACACCGACGCGGGCGTCTACATCGGAATGGTCTATTCGTATCTGCCGTTCATGGTGATGCCGCTCTACGCGCACCTCGTGAAGATGGACCTGACGCTGCTCGAAGCCGCGTACGACCTCGGCGCGAAGCCGTGGGTCGCGTTCACGCGGATCACGCTGCCGCTGTCGAAGAACGGAATCATCGCGGGCAGCCTGCTCGTGTTCATTCCGGCCGTCGGCGAGTATGTGATTCCGGAGCTGCTCGGCGGCGCCGACACGCTGATGATCGGCCGCGTGATGTGGGATGAGTTCTTCAACAACATGGACTGGCCGATGGCCTCCGCGGTGACGGTCGCGATGGTGTTGCTGCTCCTCGTGCCGATGGCCGTGTTCCAGTACTACCAAGTGAAGGAGCTGGGGGACGCGAAATGA
- a CDS encoding ABC transporter ATP-binding protein codes for MKSTPSIDTAQLARPSAGKPARTDEFVRIENVVKKFGDSTAVDNVNLSIAKNELFALLGSSGCGKSTLLRMLAGLETATSGRIFVDGEDLATLPPYRRPVNMMFQSYALFPHMTVEANVAFGLKQEGTPKHEIRERVADALNLVQMSRYAQRKPHQLSGGQQQRVALARSLVKRPKLLLLDEPMSALDKKIRQKTQLELVSIIEKVDVTCVMVTHDQEEAMTMASRLAVMSEGRIVQIGTPSAVYEFPNSRFSAEFIGSTNLFEGVVVEDEPDHIFVESEDLEARMYVSHGVTGPLGMPVGISVRPERVRVSRERPSAPHNWARGVVTDVAYMGSYSLYHVRLPSGKTVVSNLSSSHLMQEGAPAYNDDVFVSWSPASGVVLTQ; via the coding sequence ATGAAATCGACGCCTTCAATCGACACCGCGCAACTGGCGCGCCCCTCGGCCGGCAAGCCGGCCAGAACGGACGAGTTCGTCCGCATCGAGAACGTCGTGAAGAAATTCGGCGACAGCACCGCCGTCGACAACGTCAATCTGTCGATCGCGAAAAACGAACTGTTCGCGCTGCTCGGCAGCTCCGGCTGCGGCAAGTCCACGCTGCTGCGAATGCTTGCCGGACTCGAGACGGCCACGTCCGGCCGCATCTTCGTCGACGGCGAGGATCTCGCGACGCTGCCGCCGTACCGCCGGCCCGTCAACATGATGTTCCAGTCGTATGCGCTGTTCCCGCACATGACGGTGGAAGCGAACGTCGCGTTCGGCCTGAAACAGGAAGGCACGCCGAAGCACGAGATCCGCGAGCGCGTCGCCGATGCGCTGAACCTCGTGCAAATGAGCCGCTACGCGCAGCGCAAGCCGCATCAGTTGTCGGGCGGCCAGCAGCAGCGCGTCGCGCTCGCGCGCTCGCTCGTCAAGCGGCCGAAGCTCCTGCTGCTCGACGAGCCGATGTCCGCGCTCGACAAGAAGATCCGCCAGAAGACGCAGCTCGAGCTCGTCAGCATCATCGAGAAGGTCGACGTGACCTGCGTGATGGTCACGCACGACCAGGAGGAAGCGATGACGATGGCGAGCCGCCTCGCGGTGATGAGCGAAGGACGGATCGTGCAGATCGGCACGCCGAGCGCGGTCTACGAATTTCCGAACAGCCGCTTCTCGGCCGAGTTCATCGGCTCGACGAATCTTTTCGAAGGCGTCGTCGTCGAGGACGAGCCCGATCACATCTTCGTCGAAAGCGAGGACCTGGAAGCGCGCATGTACGTGAGCCACGGCGTCACGGGGCCGCTCGGCATGCCGGTCGGCATCTCGGTTCGGCCGGAGCGCGTGCGCGTGTCGCGCGAGCGCCCGAGCGCACCGCACAACTGGGCGCGCGGCGTCGTCACCGACGTCGCGTACATGGGCAGCTATTCGCTGTACCACGTGCGCCTGCCGAGCGGCAAGACCGTCGTGTCGAATCTCTCGAGCTCGCACCTGATGCAGGAAGGTGCGCCCGCCTACAACGACGACGTGTTCGTCTCCTGGTCGCCCGCAAGCGGCGTGGTGCTGACGCAATGA
- a CDS encoding polyamine ABC transporter substrate-binding protein, which translates to MSVSHLRHAIARAAFVALAGASALSVPAAQAIGAELNVYNWSDYIAKDTIPNFEKQTGVHVKYDNYDSDDTLQAKLLAGSSGYDIVVPTSNYMAKQIQAGVYQKLDKSKLPNLSNLDPTLMKMIADADPGNQYGVPWAFGTDGIGYNVQAVKKALGDNAPVDSWALVLDPANLSKLKGCGVSFLDQAVDVFAATLQYMGKNPNSTNPADYQAAFDVLKKVRPYITQFNSSGYINDLANNDVCVALGWSGDVGIAHRRSAEAKRSYDIKFSNPKEGGLLWFDVMVIPKDAPHAEAALKWINYIEDPKVNAAITNEVFYPTANRAARQFVVPAVAQDPTVYPPEDVLKKMTLMRPMPADILRLENRLWAQLKTGH; encoded by the coding sequence ATGAGTGTGAGCCATCTTCGTCATGCGATCGCGCGCGCTGCGTTCGTCGCGCTCGCCGGCGCCTCGGCACTGTCCGTTCCGGCTGCGCAGGCTATCGGCGCCGAGCTGAACGTCTACAACTGGTCCGACTACATCGCGAAGGACACGATCCCGAACTTCGAGAAACAAACGGGCGTCCACGTCAAATACGACAACTACGACAGCGACGACACGCTGCAGGCGAAGCTGCTCGCGGGCAGCTCCGGCTACGACATCGTCGTGCCGACGTCGAACTACATGGCCAAGCAGATTCAGGCGGGCGTCTATCAGAAGCTCGACAAGTCGAAGCTCCCGAATCTGTCGAATCTCGATCCGACGCTGATGAAGATGATCGCCGATGCGGATCCGGGCAACCAGTACGGCGTGCCGTGGGCGTTCGGCACCGACGGCATCGGCTACAACGTGCAGGCAGTGAAGAAGGCGCTCGGCGACAACGCGCCCGTCGACAGCTGGGCGCTCGTGCTCGATCCGGCGAACCTGTCGAAGCTGAAGGGCTGCGGCGTGTCGTTCCTCGATCAGGCGGTCGACGTGTTCGCCGCGACGCTGCAATACATGGGCAAGAATCCGAACAGTACGAACCCGGCCGATTACCAGGCTGCTTTCGATGTGCTGAAGAAAGTCCGCCCGTATATCACGCAATTCAATTCGTCCGGCTACATCAACGATCTCGCGAACAACGACGTGTGCGTCGCGCTCGGCTGGTCGGGCGACGTCGGCATCGCGCACCGCCGCTCGGCCGAAGCGAAGCGCTCGTACGACATCAAGTTCTCGAATCCGAAGGAAGGCGGCCTGCTGTGGTTCGACGTGATGGTGATCCCGAAGGACGCGCCGCACGCGGAAGCCGCGCTGAAGTGGATCAACTACATCGAGGATCCGAAGGTCAACGCGGCGATCACGAACGAAGTGTTCTATCCGACCGCGAACCGCGCGGCGCGCCAGTTCGTCGTGCCGGCCGTCGCGCAGGACCCGACCGTCTATCCGCCCGAAGACGTGCTGAAGAAGATGACGCTGATGCGGCCGATGCCCGCCGACATCCTGCGTCTCGAAAACCGCCTGTGGGCGCAGTTGAAGACGGGACACTGA
- a CDS encoding aspartate aminotransferase family protein, protein MSYRLNESAWVQPAAPAAGAHAEQRRTTAAYRALDAAHHIHPFSDMGALNRAGSRVIVKAEGVYLWDSDGNKIIDGMAGLWCVNVGYGRKELADAAYRQLQELPFYNTFFKTTHPPIIELSALLAEIAPPSFNHFFYCNSGSEGNDTVLRVVHQYWRTQNQPQKKVVISRRNGYHGSTIAGATLGGMGYMHEQMPSKVEHVVHIDQPYFFGEAQGNLTPEEFGLARAQQLEAKILELGAENVAAFIGEPFQGAGGVIFPPSTYWPEIERICRKYDVLLVADEVIGGFGRTGEWFAHRHFGFEPDLMTLAKGLTSGYVPMGAVALSDRIADALIAHGEFNHGMTYSGHPVAAAVAVANPKVLRDEKIVERVKTDTGPYFQQRLRETFADHPIVGEIAGAGLVAGLQLAREPGARKRFENGGEVGTICRDYCFNGNLVMRATGDRMLLSPPLVISKAEIDEIVEKAKQAIDATAQQLGLS, encoded by the coding sequence ATGAGCTACCGACTGAACGAATCGGCATGGGTCCAGCCCGCCGCACCTGCGGCCGGCGCGCATGCCGAACAACGCCGCACGACCGCCGCATACCGCGCGCTCGACGCCGCGCATCACATCCATCCGTTTTCCGACATGGGCGCGCTCAATCGCGCCGGCAGCCGCGTGATCGTGAAGGCCGAAGGCGTCTATCTGTGGGATTCCGACGGCAACAAGATCATCGACGGGATGGCCGGGCTCTGGTGCGTGAACGTCGGTTACGGCCGCAAGGAACTCGCGGACGCCGCGTATCGGCAGCTCCAGGAACTGCCGTTCTACAACACGTTCTTCAAGACGACGCACCCGCCGATCATCGAGCTGTCGGCGTTGCTCGCCGAGATCGCGCCGCCGTCGTTCAATCACTTCTTCTATTGCAACAGCGGATCGGAAGGCAACGACACGGTGCTGCGCGTCGTCCATCAATACTGGCGCACGCAGAACCAGCCGCAGAAGAAGGTCGTGATCTCGCGCAGGAACGGCTATCACGGTTCGACGATCGCGGGCGCGACGCTCGGCGGCATGGGCTACATGCACGAGCAGATGCCGTCGAAGGTCGAGCACGTCGTCCATATCGATCAGCCGTACTTCTTCGGCGAAGCGCAGGGCAATCTGACGCCGGAAGAATTCGGACTCGCCCGCGCACAACAGCTCGAAGCGAAGATTCTCGAGCTCGGCGCGGAGAACGTCGCCGCGTTCATCGGCGAGCCGTTCCAGGGCGCGGGCGGCGTGATCTTTCCGCCGTCGACATACTGGCCCGAGATCGAGCGGATCTGCCGCAAGTACGACGTGCTGCTCGTCGCCGACGAAGTGATCGGCGGGTTCGGGCGCACCGGCGAATGGTTCGCGCATCGGCACTTCGGCTTCGAGCCCGATCTGATGACGCTCGCGAAGGGGCTGACGAGCGGCTACGTGCCGATGGGCGCCGTCGCGCTGTCCGACCGGATCGCTGATGCGCTGATCGCGCACGGCGAGTTCAATCACGGGATGACGTATTCGGGGCATCCGGTCGCGGCGGCGGTGGCGGTCGCGAATCCGAAGGTGCTGCGCGACGAGAAGATCGTCGAGCGCGTGAAGACCGACACCGGCCCGTACTTCCAGCAGCGGCTGCGCGAGACGTTCGCCGATCATCCGATCGTCGGCGAGATCGCGGGCGCGGGGCTCGTCGCGGGCCTTCAGCTCGCGCGCGAACCCGGCGCGCGCAAGCGCTTCGAGAACGGCGGCGAGGTCGGCACGATCTGCCGCGACTACTGCTTCAACGGCAACCTGGTGATGCGCGCGACGGGCGACCGGATGCTGCTGTCGCCGCCGCTCGTGATCTCGAAAGCGGAGATCGACGAGATCGTCGAGAAGGCGAAGCAAGCGATCGATGCGACCGCGCAGCAACTGGGTCTTTCCTAA
- a CDS encoding glutamine synthetase family protein, whose product MQDIDEFLKKHRITEVEAIIPDMAGIARGKIIPRSKFETGESMRLPQAVMIQTVTGDYPEDGTLTGVTDPDMVCLPDASTIRLIPWAIDPTAQVIHDCVHFDGTPVEISPRRVLRRVLELYKAKGWKPVIAPELEFYLVDMNKDPDLPLAPPIGRTGRPETGRQSYSIEAVNEFDPLFEDIYEYCEVQDLEVDTLIHEVGAAQMEINFLHGDPLNLADRVFLFKRTVREAALRHHMYATFMAKPMENEPGSAMHVHQSIVDEETGRNLFTAADGSPTDMFYGYIAGLQKYTPALMPIFAPYINSYRRLSRFMAAPINVQWGYDNRTVGFRIPHSSSVSRRVENRIPGVDCNPYLAIAGTLAAGYLGMTQRLAPTEPLVSDGYSLPYQLPRNLEEGLTLMSACEPLAGILGEKFVKAYLALKETEYEAFFRVISSWERKHLLLHV is encoded by the coding sequence ATGCAAGACATCGACGAATTCCTGAAGAAACATCGGATCACCGAAGTGGAAGCGATCATCCCCGACATGGCCGGCATCGCGCGCGGCAAGATCATTCCGCGCAGCAAGTTCGAAACCGGCGAATCGATGCGCCTGCCGCAGGCCGTGATGATCCAGACAGTCACCGGCGACTATCCGGAAGACGGCACACTGACGGGCGTCACCGATCCCGACATGGTGTGTCTGCCCGACGCGTCGACGATTCGCCTGATTCCGTGGGCGATCGATCCGACCGCGCAAGTGATCCACGATTGCGTGCACTTCGACGGCACGCCCGTCGAGATCTCGCCGCGCCGCGTGCTGCGCCGCGTGCTCGAGCTTTACAAGGCGAAAGGCTGGAAGCCCGTGATCGCGCCGGAGCTCGAGTTCTATCTGGTCGACATGAACAAGGACCCGGATCTCCCGCTCGCGCCGCCGATCGGCCGCACCGGGCGGCCGGAGACGGGACGCCAGTCGTATTCGATCGAAGCGGTCAACGAGTTCGACCCGCTGTTCGAAGATATCTACGAGTACTGCGAAGTGCAGGATCTCGAAGTCGACACGCTGATTCACGAAGTCGGCGCCGCGCAGATGGAGATCAATTTCCTGCACGGCGATCCGCTGAATCTCGCCGACCGCGTGTTCCTGTTCAAGCGCACGGTGCGCGAAGCGGCGCTGCGGCATCACATGTACGCGACGTTCATGGCAAAGCCGATGGAGAACGAGCCCGGCTCGGCGATGCACGTGCATCAGAGCATCGTCGACGAAGAGACCGGACGGAATCTCTTCACCGCCGCCGACGGCAGCCCGACCGACATGTTCTACGGATACATCGCCGGGCTGCAGAAGTACACGCCCGCGCTGATGCCGATCTTCGCACCGTACATCAATTCGTATCGCCGGCTGTCTCGCTTCATGGCCGCGCCGATCAACGTGCAGTGGGGCTACGACAACCGCACGGTCGGCTTCCGGATTCCGCATTCGTCGTCGGTGTCGCGCCGCGTCGAGAACCGGATTCCGGGCGTCGACTGCAATCCGTATCTCGCGATCGCGGGCACGCTCGCGGCCGGCTACCTCGGCATGACGCAGCGCCTCGCGCCGACCGAGCCGCTCGTCAGCGACGGCTACAGCCTGCCGTACCAGTTGCCGCGCAATCTCGAAGAAGGCTTGACGCTGATGTCTGCGTGCGAGCCGCTCGCCGGGATCCTTGGCGAAAAGTTCGTGAAGGCCTATCTTGCGCTGAAGGAAACGGAGTACGAAGCATTTTTCCGCGTGATCAGCTCGTGGGAACGCAAGCATCTGCTGCTGCACGTCTGA
- a CDS encoding gamma-glutamyl-gamma-aminobutyrate hydrolase family protein yields MQSKPLVGIIADKTMIGAHPSHVAGEKYVSAIVDGANALAMLVPALGARQATPDVLAAVDGLLFTGSYSNVEPHRYGGQPSAPGTLHDPSRDATTLPLLRAAIDAGVPVFAICRGFQEMNVVFGGTLHQQVHAVEGFDDHREDKRDALDAQYAPAHAIRLAPDGLLQRLLGGAADARVNSLHSQGIAQLGAGLAIEAVAPDGLVEAVSVPDARAFALGVQWHPEWKHADDPLSTAIFRAFGDACRDRMRARMQNDADLLPAHAVHA; encoded by the coding sequence ATGCAAAGCAAACCATTGGTCGGAATCATCGCGGATAAAACGATGATCGGCGCGCATCCATCGCACGTCGCCGGCGAGAAATACGTCTCGGCAATCGTCGACGGCGCAAACGCGCTCGCGATGCTCGTGCCCGCGCTCGGCGCGCGGCAAGCGACTCCGGACGTGCTCGCCGCCGTTGACGGACTGCTGTTTACCGGCAGCTATTCGAACGTCGAGCCGCATCGCTACGGCGGCCAGCCGAGCGCGCCCGGCACGCTGCACGACCCGTCGCGCGACGCGACGACGCTGCCGCTGCTGCGCGCGGCGATCGACGCCGGCGTGCCGGTGTTCGCGATCTGCCGCGGCTTCCAGGAGATGAACGTCGTGTTCGGCGGCACGCTGCATCAACAAGTGCATGCGGTCGAAGGCTTCGACGATCACCGCGAAGACAAGCGCGACGCGCTCGACGCGCAGTACGCGCCGGCGCACGCAATTCGGCTCGCGCCCGACGGGCTGCTGCAGCGCCTGCTCGGCGGCGCGGCCGACGCGCGCGTGAATTCGCTGCACAGCCAAGGCATCGCGCAATTGGGCGCGGGCCTCGCAATCGAAGCGGTCGCGCCCGACGGGCTCGTCGAAGCCGTCAGCGTGCCGGACGCACGCGCATTCGCGCTCGGCGTGCAATGGCATCCGGAGTGGAAGCACGCGGACGATCCGCTGTCCACCGCGATCTTCCGCGCGTTCGGCGACGCATGCCGCGACCGGATGCGCGCCCGAATGCAGAACGACGCCGACCTGCTGCCGGCGCATGCGGTTCACGCGTGA
- a CDS encoding cupin domain-containing protein — protein sequence MSNEVATRLRHVRVKYGLSQRELAKRAGVTNGTISLIEQNRVSPSVGSLKKLLECIPMSLAEFFTFEVDENRSVVSRRGEMPNLGNDAIGFYLAGSGVKDRNMCIMREVYQPLADTGPEMLAHAGHEGGVVVSGQIELTVDGTTWLLDPGDSYYFESRLPHRFRNPSAEHVCEVVSANSPPTF from the coding sequence ATGTCCAATGAAGTCGCCACCCGCCTGCGTCACGTGCGCGTGAAGTACGGTCTGTCGCAGCGCGAGCTCGCGAAGCGCGCGGGCGTCACGAACGGCACCATCTCGCTGATCGAGCAGAACCGCGTCAGTCCATCGGTAGGATCGCTGAAGAAATTGCTCGAATGCATTCCGATGAGTCTCGCGGAGTTCTTCACGTTCGAAGTCGACGAGAACCGTTCGGTCGTCTCGCGCCGCGGCGAGATGCCGAACCTCGGCAACGACGCGATCGGCTTCTATCTCGCGGGCTCCGGCGTCAAGGACCGCAACATGTGCATCATGCGCGAGGTCTATCAGCCGCTCGCGGACACCGGTCCGGAAATGCTCGCGCATGCGGGACACGAGGGCGGCGTCGTCGTGTCCGGGCAGATCGAGCTGACCGTCGACGGCACGACGTGGCTGCTCGATCCCGGAGACAGCTACTACTTCGAGAGCCGCTTGCCGCACCGTTTTCGCAATCCCAGCGCGGAACACGTCTGCGAGGTCGTGTCGGCGAATTCGCCGCCCACCTTCTGA